GGTGCTGCCGCTGACCGACCGGCTGCGTCGCGCGTTCGCTGCCCGGGTGTCCGGCCTGCCGGAGGAAACCCGTACCGCGTTGCTGATCGCCGCGCTCAACCAGAGCGACTCGGCGGCCGAGGTGCTCGCCGCCACCGGACGTGTGCTCGGCGCCGCCGATCTGGACCTCTTCACGCCCGCGGTGAACGCCCGGTTGATCGACCTCGGGCCGGGGACGGTGACCTTCCGGCACCCACTGATGCGGTCGGCCATCCCGGCCGCGTCGTCGCTCACCGACCAGCGGCGCGCGCACCTCGCACTGGCCGAGACAGACCAGCCCGACCGGAGTGCCTGGCACCGGGCCGCCGCGACCGCCGGACTCGACGAGGACGTGGCCGAAGAGCTGACCGGCGTCGCCGAGCGGGCACTGGAGCGAGGCGGGGTCGCGGCCGCGATCACCACGCTGGAACGGGCGGCACAGCTCAGCGAACGGCAGGGCACCAAGGCGGACCGGTTGCTGCGCGCCGCCGAACTCGCCGCCGAGTCCGGCCGCCGCGACACCGCCGACCGGCTGGTGCGCGAGGCGCGGACTCTCGATCTCTCGCCACCGCAACGGGCCACGGCCAGCTGGTTGCCGAGCATCTTCGACGACGGCGTTCGCGAGGACAGCTCGCGCATCGGGGAGCTGGCCGAGCTGGCCGGTTCGGTCACCGATCCGGACGCCGCGTCGCGAATCCTGTGGGGCGCCGCGATGCGCTGCTTCTGGGCGGAACCGGGGGAGGCCGCGCGTCGCACGCTGCTGACCGTGCTGGACCGGCTGCCCCTCGCCGACGACGATCCGCGCAAGGTCGCGATCGCCGCGTACGTCGCGCCGTTCGACCGGGCCGGGGTGGTGCTGAGCGGACTGCGCGCGGCGGCCGTCGCGGATCCGGAAACCCAGCGGTTCCTGGGCAGCGCGGCGCTGCAGATCGGCGCGTTCGACCTGGCCGCGCGCTTTTCCGCGGCCGCGGCGCCGGGCCTGCGCGCGCAGGGGCGGCTCGGTCTGCTGACGCGCGCGCTGGCCGTGCAGGCGTGGAGCCGGGCGCGGCTCGGGGACCTCATCACCGCGGCACCGATCGCGGCGGAGGCGGTCAAGCTCGCGCAGGAGACCGGCCAGCCGTTCATGGGCGGACTGGCCAAGGCCGTGCAGGCGGAGATCGCCGCGCTGCGCGGTGAGCACGAACAGGCCGGGAAGCTGGCGGACGAAGCCGAGCGGGCGGGGCTGGCCGCGGGCGCGCGCCCGGTCCTGGCCACCGTCCAGCTCGCGCGCGGCATCCTGGCGCTGAGCGAAGGCCGGTTCGAAGACGCGTTCGCGCAGCTGAGCCGGGTGCTCGACCCGGCGGATCCCGCCCACCAGCCGGCGTTGCGCGCGTACTTCCTGCCCGAACTCACCGATGCGGCCGTCCGATCCGGACAGACCGACGCGATGCGGGACATCCTGCGCACCTTGGCGCCCTTCGCCGGAACCTCACCGGCGCTGGACATCGGCCTGCGGTACGCGCACGCCGTGCTCGAATCCACCGAAGACGCCTTCACCACGGCGTTGCGCGCGGAGCTGGTCGACTGGCCGGCCGAACGCGGCCGCCTGCACCTGGCCTTCGGCGAGTGGCTGCGGCGGCAGCGGCGGGTCGTGGAATCCCGCGCGCACCTGCGCACGGCCAGGGAGACCTTCGACGCGCTGGGCATGGCGGCCTGGAGCGAGCGCGCCCGGCGGGAGTTGCGCAGCGCGGGGGAGTCCAGCCCGAACCGGGACCCGGACGCGCGCGAACGGCTGACCCCGCACGAGCTGAGCATCGCCCAGCTGGCGGCCACCGGGCTGACGAACCGGGAGATCGGGCAGCAGCTGTACCTGTCGCACCGGACCGTCGGCACGCACCTGCAGCGGATCTTCCCCAAGCTCGGGGTGAACTCCCGCACCGAGCTGGCGCAGGCGCTCGGACAGCGGTGACGTACGCCGACAGCGTCACCTGACGGTCGCGGCGGGTCACGCCGGCTGCCTAACGTCGCGTTCGTTTCCGTTACGACGATCGCGCAGGGAGTTCCAGATGATCAGCAGGCGACGATTCACCCAGGTGCTGGCCGCGGGCGCGGCCGGGGTGGCGGCCGGTTCGCTGGCCGCGTGCTCGCCGGAGACGCCCGCCGCCGCGCCGGGGCCGGACCTGCGGGCGGGCGAGGGGAGGAACACCTCGCTCGGCCCGATCAAGCAGGTCGCCGCCGGGGTGCTCAGCACGGCGTACGCCGAGTTCGGGCCGTCCACCGGGCAGCCGGTGGTGCTGGTGCACGGCTGGCCGTACGACGGGCACAGCTACGCCGACGTCGCGCCGCTGCTCGCCGCGCAGGGGTACCGGGTGCTCATCCCGTTCCTGCGCGGGTACGGCGCGACCGCGTTCCTGTCCG
The genomic region above belongs to Amycolatopsis sp. YIM 10 and contains:
- a CDS encoding AAA family ATPase, with the translated sequence MPLFGREPELKVLSELIDEPGSRSGALLVGEAGIGKSALLAEAVALASVAGVRVLKATGVEAEQDFAYAGLHQLLYPVRAGVDELPPAQRDALRCALGLAEAAEPSPYLVGLATLTLLAELAPLLVVAEDVHWLDQASVDVLAFVARRIEAEPMVLLAATREGGPLQDAGLHVMPLERLSGESAAELLDSTAFGLEPEARERLLAEAAGNPLALTELPGALDRLDPVLPLTDRLRRAFAARVSGLPEETRTALLIAALNQSDSAAEVLAATGRVLGAADLDLFTPAVNARLIDLGPGTVTFRHPLMRSAIPAASSLTDQRRAHLALAETDQPDRSAWHRAAATAGLDEDVAEELTGVAERALERGGVAAAITTLERAAQLSERQGTKADRLLRAAELAAESGRRDTADRLVREARTLDLSPPQRATASWLPSIFDDGVREDSSRIGELAELAGSVTDPDAASRILWGAAMRCFWAEPGEAARRTLLTVLDRLPLADDDPRKVAIAAYVAPFDRAGVVLSGLRAAAVADPETQRFLGSAALQIGAFDLAARFSAAAAPGLRAQGRLGLLTRALAVQAWSRARLGDLITAAPIAAEAVKLAQETGQPFMGGLAKAVQAEIAALRGEHEQAGKLADEAERAGLAAGARPVLATVQLARGILALSEGRFEDAFAQLSRVLDPADPAHQPALRAYFLPELTDAAVRSGQTDAMRDILRTLAPFAGTSPALDIGLRYAHAVLESTEDAFTTALRAELVDWPAERGRLHLAFGEWLRRQRRVVESRAHLRTARETFDALGMAAWSERARRELRSAGESSPNRDPDARERLTPHELSIAQLAATGLTNREIGQQLYLSHRTVGTHLQRIFPKLGVNSRTELAQALGQR